The Sphaerisporangium siamense genome includes the window GCCCCAGGGGAGCTGGATGACCAGCGGCATGGCGCCCAGGCGCGACACGATCATGTCGACGCAGCGGTGGAACTCGGCGCCGACGCGGTCCATCTTGTTGACGAAGCAGATGCGCGGGACGCCGTAGCGGTCCGCCTGCCGCCAGACCGTCTCGGACTGCGGCTCGACGCCGGCGACGGCGTCGAAGACGGCGACGGCGCCGTCGAGGACGCGCAGGGAACGCTCGACCTCGACGGTGAAGTCGACGTGGCCGGGAGTGTCGATGATGTTGATCGTGTGATCAAGCCAGCTACAGGTGGTCGCGGCGGAGGTGATGGTGATGCCGCGCTCCTGCTCCTGCTCCATCCAGTCCATGGTGGCTGCGCCCTCGTGGACTTCACCGATCTTGTAGTTGATGCCGGTGTAGAACAGGATGCGCTCGGTCGTGGTGGTTTTGCCCGCGTCGATATGGGCCATGATCCCGATGTTGCGGACCCTGGCCAGGTCAAGAGCGGTCGATGTGGCCACTTCTCTCGCGTCCTCGTCGTCTCGTCGTCGCCGCCGGTATTACCAGCGGTAGTGGGCGAAGGCCTTGTTGGACTCGGCCATCTTGTGGGTGTCCTCGCGCCGCTTCACGCTGGCGCCGAGGCCGTTGCTCGCGTCGAGCAGCTCGTTCATCAGCCGCTCGGTCATGGTCTTCTCGCGGCGGGCGCGGGAGTACTGCACCAGCCAGCGGAGCGCCAGCGTGGTGCTGCGCGCGGCGCGCACCTCCACCGGCACCTGGTAGGTGGCGCCACCGACACGGCGGCTGCGCACCTCAAGGGTGGGCTTGACGTTGTCGAGCGCTCGCTTGAGGGTGACGACCGGGTCGTTGCCCGACTTGTCCCTGCAGCCCTCAAGGGCGTCGTAGACGATCTTCTGAGCGAGCGACCGCTTGCCGCTCAGCAGCACCTTGTTGATCAGCGCGGTGACGAGCGGCGAGTTGAACACCGGGTCTGCGACCAGCTGTCGGCGCCCGGCGGGACCCTTGCGCGGCATCTCAGCTCTTCTCCTTCTTCGCGCCGTAGCGGCTGCGGGCCTGCTTGCGGTTGCGGACACCCTGGGTGTCGAGCGCCCCGCGAACGATCTTGTAGCGGACACCCGGCAGGTCCTTCACACGGCCGCCGCGCACGAGCACGATGGAGTGCTCCTGAAGGTTGTGACCGACGCCCGGGATGTAGGCCGTGACCTCGATGCCGCTGCTCAGGCGGACACGGGCGACCTTGCGGAGCGCCGAGTTCGGCTTCTTGGGGGTCGTGGTGTAGACGCGCACGCAGTTGCCGCGAAGCTGTGGGCTTCCCTTGAGCGCCGGAGTCTTGGTCTTAGTGACCTTGTCCTGTCGGCCCTTTCGGACCAACTGCTGAATTGTGGGCACTACTTCTCCGTTTCGCGTCCTGGCCGGTGATACGTCTGTGGGTCGAGTCCGCTCGGCCGTGGCCGGGCTTCGGCTTCCCGTCGTGCATTTCGCAGGTGCTGCCGGTGTCATGACCTGCTGGTTTACCTCGCACTCCGACCCCCGCGCTCGGGCGTGTCGCGCCCGGCTCACACCATGCACGAGGTGCGATC containing:
- the rpsG gene encoding 30S ribosomal protein S7; this translates as MPRKGPAGRRQLVADPVFNSPLVTALINKVLLSGKRSLAQKIVYDALEGCRDKSGNDPVVTLKRALDNVKPTLEVRSRRVGGATYQVPVEVRAARSTTLALRWLVQYSRARREKTMTERLMNELLDASNGLGASVKRREDTHKMAESNKAFAHYRW
- the rpsL gene encoding 30S ribosomal protein S12, which encodes MPTIQQLVRKGRQDKVTKTKTPALKGSPQLRGNCVRVYTTTPKKPNSALRKVARVRLSSGIEVTAYIPGVGHNLQEHSIVLVRGGRVKDLPGVRYKIVRGALDTQGVRNRKQARSRYGAKKEKS